TAGGAAAAACGGAAGAGCGATTGGACTAAAGAAATTAAAGGCCTTCGAATCCTGAAAAGTACCTATTTCTTCGACAAAAGAGCGTCGATCCTCCCTTGTCCTCTCTTCCCCCACCCTCTCTCcccgcagctccctctcccttcccccGTTTCTTCTTATTTGGCAGTCGGTGCGTGTATCTCGAAGCCAGCTTACAAACCCCGTCCTTGCCGCCATTGCGGTTTTGGTATAATAATTAACGTCAGAGCGACGCTTCGAGCCAACCAATAATCTTGTGACACGTTCGCCGTGGAGCCGTTTTCTCATTAGTATTAGTTGGATGAATGGATATGGAGGGCGTGTTCACAAGAAAGAGGAGTGGATTCATTGACAGGGGTTGTATCTTTTAGGATTGGCAAGTATCCACCGTTGGATTGCATCTTTTGAGTCCGtacgaaaaaaaattatttttctccgCACAAATCTATCATTGGATGTGCAATAATTGCTTCAATATATATGCAACAGATGAATGCAGGAgttttgaatgcactaagatctGCACAGAGTATGATCCAATGGTGGCCTCGCAAAACAAGACCAATCATACTTTtgtgcgaaagatacaacctgaaCCTCCCTCGACATGACCAGTTTAGAACAACAAACTTCTGATTCAAGAAAAGAACTAATGTCTATGGCTACATCAAGGGAGATAACAATCATAATTGCAAAAACATTAAATACATGATCTTGGAATTCCCAAAATATTCCAAAAATGAATGAGAGAAACTATCCCAAAAGATGATCTTCCTTGAGTAAATGGGGATCCCTTGTGTTTTACAAATTTGTAACGGTGCTTGTACTGCCTCAGCTTGCAACTACCCCCTAGTTAAGGCTTCAATCATCATCCTTAAACTCCCTATTTCATGgacaaaaaagagaggaaaaaaaaaatatatcattgTCAAcaaattaaagatatatatatctGCATTGCATAAATCATAGGTCTAactagatctactacataataaaaataatctaAAAGTTAATTGTCTTCACTGACAAAGTTATAAGTATGATAGGTGAAAGCAGATAAACAATATCTACAGGTACGTCTCTACCAAAATATATGAACACGACCCTATTGATAAAATACAATGGAGAAATCAATTCTAGTAAATAATAAagtgcaatatattaaaattattattgtaAAGAACACATAGGTACTCTTATAACTCTACATTGACCTAGATGACAACCTATCATATAACTCTTTACGATCATTTGGATCTACTATCAAGGTGCAGCATTTTAATATCCAACATTTTACAACTGTGCAGTAGGTTTTTCCTACTTTTCAGTAGCtaaattttttaacaaaaatttaattattaacaaaaaaatatttgaaaataaataCTAGTTTAATATCGATTGGATGGACTTTAGTAATACTATAGATAGAGGAATAAACAAAACAGTACTAGAGATCCAATGATACGAAAACGCAATTCCTATGTTCGTTTGATCTGACAATTAATTCCTATGTTCGTTTGAAATATTAAACTGTGTTCAAAGTCCATGTCTTAGGTCTCGCTACTTAGTGAACCTCGATGAAGGGTATATCTTCATCCATATCttcataaaattatttaagaAGCAGATGATGTTTCATCGGGGAAAAGGAAACATCTAATTTCCAAAAACTGACTAGGCATGCAAACTTGGAGGTGATAGTTTCAACATTCATAGATTGTTAGGATAGTGATGGTTCTTTATTACGTGGAAGTATCTTACCTCAAAGCATATGCTCTCATATGAAAAATGTCAGCATCCTATGTCATAAATATCTTTCAAGATACTTAAATCATCATACTAAATGATTCTTGTTACTAATacaaaaatcaaatcaaaactaCTAATTTCTAGGGCATGCAGAGTTATCCCAGTTTTTTACAGCATCTCTCCTCTATATGAATATAGTTTTATGTCATGAAGAACGAATTAACGAAATCCATCTATTAGATCAGCCTGCACAAACTTTTATGTGGATAATGGAATATCTCATATGGAAGATGACTGCAACTGAATTTCGGATGATGTTTTACCTGCGATCAAGATAACGTGGTTGGATTCCAGTTCCTTGGCATGTGGTGCATGTTAATGTGCCAGCACCTTCACAATTGATGCATCGTGAGACTTCAGTTTCACCTCCCCCAAGAACTACAGTCACATTACCCGTTCCTGTGCAAAACCTGCATTGTTCTGGAAATCAACCATTTCCAGAAAAACTTCTCGGATGATTGTATGTTGACATTCATTTTGAGAAAACATACAAACTCAGACACTCAATATATAAAGGAAAAAACTGTTATGTTGATAAAAAGCTTACACCTCTTTTAAATATGTGGATTTGTGTGTGTAACAGCAATAAAGATATATTACCACAGTTACAATAATCTCTTCCAGTATAACGATCAACAGTTAATACGCTATCTGATTAATATATAGCATCATTACTCTATATTGCAGTGCCAAAACATTTACAAATTTATTGGCATCTGACATATGTGACATTTTCAATGCCTTCCATGTGAAACCAGGACACCTATCAGCTAGTTGAGCCTTCACAATTGTGATTGTCATTGTTAGAACCTGATTTTGATGGGAAAAATGTTTGATCAGGAATGAATCATGACAGGTAATatacttgtttttgcatattgATGTCAACATGTTAAACTAGCATATTCAGTGTGAAATTCTTGCTTGCCTTGCTGAAGACTGTTGAACGTATTTGTGATGTTATGTAACATAACTTTTTGGTTACCCCCTATATGGCTATTTTGTTTTAGAGCTTCAAATAGTGAAATTGATGTCACAAATTCTTGTTTATAAGGCAATTCGTATATTTTGATACCCACATAGTGATCTTGGAATTAAATATAGGATGCCTATCACATATTCCGAACCACATATCTCAACCATCCATGATACTTTAAAGCACTTTGGTGCCTAAAAACTCTTCTTAGTGCATATGTTTTTATGAAAGTTCATAGATGATGAATTCTGATTATCCAGCCAATTCTTGTGAAGAACATTTGCTTTATAATTGTAATTATCCTCTATCATTGGAAAATTTACCTTTAATTTCGGAGTCCATTATAAAGGATGAAAACAGTGGCTATATGAACAAAACCTCAAACAAAGTGGTAGAGAATATTTTAAAGCAACTACTAGTTCGCTATCACAGACAAAAACATTATTGTCATCTCTATGAACACTAAAAGATTCGTGCTGAATTTATTTTGTGCAGCTATCAGATATTTGCGAAGGCTAACTATTGCCAGCCCTTTCCTATAACTCCACATTACAGAGCTACGAGACAGAGGATATGGTGAGAACTCAGCATTCAACAGAGTCACCATTTTGGTGATtcttaattttctgttttgtaACTCAATTTTAGTGGATATCTAGCAGCTGAAAGTAAGTACTAATGGATTTATCAGTTTTGCTCATTAAATATTTTGTTGTGCCTCCATAAAATCAGGTAGTGCTTAAAAACCTGGGTAGCATATGCTTTCACCCTATATAAAATCTTTGAAATTGCACATGGCCGTGGGCATCATCATGTCTAAGTGAAATCAAACTGCTTAAAATCATACTCACACTTGCCAACCATGTTGATCTAGCATGCTAGACGTATACTAGGTTCTATGCATAAAGAACATAGCGGCTCAGTCCCTGCTCCGCCGCAGTTATTTTTTTTCAGGATTTAATTAATATAACATGAAACATACACAAAATCCTCTCGATACCCGACCACATTGATTACATGCATGGTATACTGTACCAATCGGTACCAGTCAGTACCAGACGTACCGTAtccgtaccgatgggtaccggtatcggtacgccaATATCGGTACGCCTGGCATaccgcataccgtaccgtatcgacactcggtacgcctatactagtgcggcaccgatacggggttcggtaccggtatggcGAACCTTGGTTACATGTATCCTCATTCACCATTATTTCCTATCTAAGACCATGTCTTCTAAAGCACAAAGTATCATCTTTTTATTTCTAAGTGCTCTGTTCGCATCTTCTCTAATCTTCCCCTCCCATTTTCAACCCTTGCATTCGCCTCCCACCAACAATGGTGAGGTCATATCTAGCCTACCCTGTGGAATTGTGGACTATCTAAAACCAATTATGACTAAAAGTCTATTTTTTGTACTCCAAGTCTTCTTCAATACGCTCTTCTACGACTAAGTTATATAGTTTCACAGAGATGTGCCCAAAGTCCTGTACGCTCTCACTTCATATAAACTCTTGATATATTTATAGTGCTATGTTATGAGCCAGATCACAATGCTTAACAATGTTGGTCTACGAATAAAAACTAATCTAAAAAATTCTCTATTTTATATCCTTTCAAATCCCATCAATTTTAAATGATTGCGCAACTGTTCAGCAGCAATCCATTAAGTCATCCATTATGCTTGCTTTCCATCCAGAGGCACTCTTTAATATTTCTATCCTTTTAGagaacatattttaaattaacAAACGAATCTTAATGAGGATGTCTCTCAATCAACTTTGAGGTAAGCTATCCTGATCAAACTTTGAATTATCAAAACAAATGCAAGAAAAAGTTCATATgaatttcttcttcttattcaaGTAGAATCGGAACAAATAATTACCGAAAACTTAAATTGATCATATATTATCTCAGCTTATAAAAAGTATCAAGTGAGAAAGTTTTGCCAAAAGAATGCAAAGAAGAGTCAACTCGGCCATGAGCTGTCATTCATAACtgatagaaaaaaatatgataccAGGACTACTAGCTAAAGAAAAGGTGGAGTTAATCTTCAGTAAATGAGGCCTTACGGGCACCGGAGCCATTACATGGGAAGCAAGGCTGCGTATTCTCCCGCTTAGCCTGCAAGACAAAGCCTCCTACCATCAAACTCCCAAACCTTTTATCTGTTCATTTATTTTTATCAGTAACGATCTAGGAGAAACTAACAGAATTATCTATCCGAGACTCGTAGAACACAGGGATCCCGATGCCCACCGCGACGCTGACGACCCCAACGGAGATGGCAACGATCTAAAAGAAAACATCGTTcagatttttttcaaaaatagagagagatggaagaaaaaaatgagACCCAGCTGGTTAATACTAGCAGTGgaaaggaggaggggagagaaagagagtacCGTGTTTTGGTCGAGCTCGAGGGCTCTGATGCGGGGATAGGAGAAGACGGACTCGCGTTTTATGGTGGTGGGGGGCTTGAAAGAGTGGGAGAGCTTCGTTtggggagaggagaggaggaaggaggagcgCAGGCTGGGAACCAAAGGCGCCATGGCCATGCCTCTCTGCCTGGGGAGCGCGGCTGATggcttcccttttctttttttcgttTCCTTTTCCAGGGAGGGTGAGCTTTCGTTCCCGAGAGACGTATCCCAGCCGCACGTTTAGGATGAGGCGCACCCGCATCCGAATTTGCCTCTTTTGTTGTGGGCCCCAGTTGGGAGCTGCACGATTTTCCACACCACACTTGTGCCTTGAGGAGCTTAATGAGCGGCCCCCTCTGCCCCTATATCGCGAAGGTACGTCCTTCGGCCTTCACCGGGCCAACTAAAGGTGCACTTCAACAATAGTCTGTCTGATACTAGAGTTGTATTTGTGATCAAAAACTACGGTTTCAGACCGATTGCTATGGAGGTGGCATATCTTTGAGGCATTagtttctaaggtagaatcagAGCTGTGTGAGAGAAAATCTTCTATATGAGATGAATGATAGAGGCTAGAAACATCATTTTTGAAAAAGACTCAGCGGAGGTAATTGAGCGGATTTTATAAAAAAGGCTAGACGGGACAGATCACCCGCTTCTAAATGATATTCGGAGGTTATCGAGAGAGTGTGGTGACTTTCAAATGGTGCATGTATACCAAAAGATCGACAAAATTGTTGATTAAGACATCTTCTTTGttgtatattattattattactattattattttggCTTAAATGGTAGTGCTCGCACCAGATTAGCGCGAGTAGCAggtgtaaaaaagaaaaataaaataaaaccgcCTCCGCCTAGGTCTGGTCGCTTCGATCGCAAAAGATAGAAAGACTTCGCCTCCGCCATCGCGGCCACGGTCTTCTCCCAGTCCTCGTGGAGGAGCAAGAGGAGGATGCTATATATCGTGGGGTTGGGGCTGGGGAACGAGAGGGACATCACCCTCCGAGGCCTCGACGCCGTCCGCAGCTGCCACAAGGTCTACGTCGAGGCCTACACCTCTCTCCTGTCCTTCGGCATCTCCTCTGACGGACTCTCCCGATTGGTACGCCGCCTCCTTTCTCGTCTCCTCGCCCTCCTTTATCTTCATATCGGATTACGACGGAGTATTTGATTCGATTCTATTTGGCGTGCGTTTTAGGAGAAACTCTATGGAAAAGAGATCACGGTCGCTGATCGGGAGATGGTCGAAGAGCGGGCGgatgtcatgctgtcggaagctTCGGAATCTGATGTTGCTTTCCTGGTTGTGGGAGATCCTTTTGGGTACGGTTAATTTTCCTCtggtttcttttctcttcttttttcccccctttttgTATTGAAGCGGGGTTCTTTTGCATGTGATAATGTGTCTATTTTCTTCGTATTGTGAAGTTTTACATTATAGCTTACGTTATAGCTTGCATGTATATTTACGGTTGCCTCGAAGAATGCCACAATGGAAGCAAAAATAAGATTGTTAGTGGTGGATTATGACCATGAGTCATTTCCAAGGTCGGGCATGAATCTAGTGAAGTGATACTGGGCAATTCTTCTCTCCTTAAGGATGCTAAATGGTACTAGAAGACTAATATGAACGTGAGCTCTagatattgatttttaatagcAATTTACTATGACTATAACACAAACATGTTAAACATCCTGTCGTCGAACTAGTGTCCCCCGAATTATTGTTTTAGAGCCTGGTTCGTTTAGAATTTTAAATTGTCACTGAAGAGTGTACTAAATGTAAATATGTAATGAAGCATATCTTTGTTCATGTGTCGATTAAATTTATGAAGTAAATGGGTAACTAGGGTTCAGTCATTTATCTAGCCTTCATGCAAATCTAAAACTCCGAGGCTGTAGGTGAGGTTTGGAAAGGAAAATTTGCCATTTTACTATTCACCTCGCCTCCGAGACTCTCAAAAAATGAAGGAACAGGGACATCAAACTTATAAATTATAACATTCATGTACTACAGAATTATAACATTTTAAGTAGTTGCATGAATGCACTACATTTGATAACTTGGATCCAAATTTTGTTCTCTAGGGGGATTTGGATATGTAGCCTTTGGTTTTCAATCAACtacttgaatatcttttgaatctCTAACTTGGTCAAGTAACATGTCATTTGAGGAAGTGATTTTAAAATAGTGTTGAGGTTGAGCCTTGGCACAATGGTAAGGTTGAACTATTGTGACTTGGGTGGTACAGGTtcgaaacatgaaaatagcctcTTCACACATGGAGCAAGGTTGTGTATATTTGACCCTCGTAGGCCCTACAATTGCGGGAGCCTCATGCACTGGGCTGCCCTTTTTTAACTGTCCACCCTCTGGAGGTGCCTTTTTTAACTGTCCACCCTCTGGAGGTGGATAACTGATGTTGATATCCATGTTTGATGTGCTTTTGTGTGTGTTACTGCACTTTTTATCTTGTTTCCTCCATCCTTCAAAAATTTAGATATCCCTCTAATATGAGATTTCAATTTTTAATAGTTTCCTTGATAAAATTGTAGTTTTGCCTAATGAAACTAAATAGTGTGCTGCCTCAATTAATTATTTAACAACACAAGTACTTATATTCGTCAGCCAATCTCAGGTAGTTTTTTGTGCTATCGTATTGGCACCCATGCTGTGCTATCGAATATTCACAGAATACAATATAGTTTGGTTTCTTAAATGTCTatgttttggatttttttcAATGGTATGATTAACTTTAGTTTTTTATTATGTTCACTTCCTAACATGGCTTGCAGAGCAACGACACATACCGATCTTGTTGTCCGGGCAAGGAAACTGGGGATTAAAGTCAAAGTGATACACAATGCCTCAGTTATGAATGCTGTTGGAGTTTGTGGCTTGCAACTTTACCGCTATGGCGAGACAGTTTCTATACCTTTCTTTACCGAGACATGGAAACCGGACAGCTTCTATCAAAAGATTCAAAGAAATCGGCAGCTTGGATTGCATACACTTTGCCTGTTAGGTTGGTACCTGATGCCTCTGATCTTTCTTGTAATCTAAATGTCTTGGTAATGTGCCTGACATATAGAAATTTATATACAATTATAAAGCATCAGCTATAACCAATTTTTTTGGTTACAGTAGCTATATAGCCAGTTAAAAAAGTTTTGCACTGCTAATAACTGAATGCAACATATATTTCAGTTGTATATAATGCATCAAAGTTAATCCACAAGCAGCAGAATCACATATACTCACCACTTTTAATATCCCAAATATGCCCCTTCTGGGCAGTCTGTCAAGTTGTATTAAATAAAGGTCAATAAATGCTGATGGAGGTACATGCCTCTATGTAGTCAAATTATAATGATAAGGTTAGTGGCAGTCATAATTTATACTCTCAGTGGATAGAACTCTGCAGTGTAAACAACCTGCTTTATGTTATCGTGCTATTGAGCAAGTCCAACGTATAGTAAATATGCCTAtcagattttttaaaaatacttgggatcaataatattatttttttctccttgaGTAAAACTCTTCACTGACCCTAAGtagtttgggattaaggctTAATTGAGGTGAGTTCCCCATGAATAAATATCTTGATTATCATATAATTTACTGCAGTTATATGCTGATAATTTGACCAATAATCCACATGTCATCTTGATTTGTTCAACTAATCAATTGAAATCAGTTTTCCTAGATGCAATAATTGGAGGTTGTTAATGTTCACTTTTAGCTCAAGAAAagataatgataaaaaaaattgtggAGATTATTTGTAGACCTATAAGTCTTTCTATGAAGATTTGTTAATTCTGGTCACAGTAATCTATATCTTGACTTATAGAAAATGGTAAAAAAGTTGCATGGGGGAAGATGGATGAGCTTGAGGGAGAGCAGATGGACTTGTTTTATTCTGTTGCGGGTAATTAAGTGGAAGGTTCACAATGTGCCAGGAatcaagagaggaaaagaaaccTTTATGGTACTTGGGACTTTGAAGATCCAAATATGCACAGCACCTTTATTGTTTTGGGGgaggagattttttttctttctctattttctcttctttttctaaatatttttttggggGAGTAAGATCCCGTGAAGCAACCTTACACCCCCTGAAAACATTTCTTCTCTACAACAAACAAAAATGGAGGTTAGGTCCAGCCATACTTTgtttttggttttcttgtgtgtatttttcttctttggggAGGGTCGGTTTCAGTGTTGGGAACTACAGAAAAAAGGTCCATCTTCAAGTAGTAGACAGAATTTGTTGAGAATTGAGATTCACTAAAAGTTCATCGTTCCATTTTTATTTAAGAAAATAAGTGATGAAAAGCCATGAATTTAACTTAAGTGGTTCAATTTTATGGTGATTCTTTTTAGAAACTTTATGTGAGGCTGGATCTAGTCAACTGCAAATAACAttgtttaatttaatatttcttAAGCCTTCAATTTATACATTATATTGACAATGTAAGCTGAGActaaatttaaaaatgaaaTCATTACATAAATTGCTGTTTTTACTAGCTCAGCAGCTCTTTTTTATGTGGGGTGAAGGTATTTAGTTGTATGATGGTAATAAACTGtcaaagttttgcaattgcataCTAGGTCAGCTTTTATATTCTGTTATTATTCAGAAAGAAAGTTTAGAATTTCAGAATCTGATTACCTCCTTCTAGTTTGGAGATTAGATTTGAGATTTTCTTGCTTCTCATACTAATTGTACACCTTAGAAATGTGTAGATATTCCCCATTCCCAGTTTGTCTAGTTTGTTACCTTTTCTCCCTAACTTGTAGATAAAAGGATGGAGGTGCATGTGCCAGCCCAACACAGGCATGGTGTGTACTTCGTCATGTTGTACTAGTGCTTGGCATGCACTGGCACCTCTGTTTGCTTGAACACACTAGAGCCTAATGTAATGTTGTGTGGTAGTGAGCGCTTCTAGGCCCCTTCCATGTTTCAGCATGTAGCTAGTGCTGTGCCAGTGTTGCATGCCAGTAAGGCACTGagacaatatatatcatgctGAGGTGTCATGTGCCGGCCCAATGCAGGCACGGTGTGTACTTCGTCGTGTTGTACTAGTGCTTGGCATGCACTGGAACCACTGTTTGCTTGAACACACCAGAGCCTAATGTAATGTTGTGTGGTAGCGGGCGCTTCTAGGCCCCTTCCAAGTTTCAGCATGTAGCTAGTGCTGTGCCAGTACTGCATGCCAGTAAGGCACTGAAACAGTATATATCATGCTGGATTGTGCATGCCAACCAGCATCTTGGTCCATGCATAGAAATGGTCTTATTAATTATGAGGCTATGAGAAGGCTATATCTGTCTCATAACTTATTGCTTATTCTCTTGATGGACCTAATAATCAAATTAGCAGAACACATGTGCGTTGTGGCATATGGACATTGTCATAAATTTCGATAGAGTCACTTTGGTTTCAACTTTGAAGTATTTGCAATTTGAAAAGGCCCTTTTGGTGATAATTGTTAAATCTATGTCATCTTTGCATGCAACTGTTCCATAGTCAAATTTATTTTGCTGGAATTTATTGTCTGGTTGCAGAACCCAGGAATCTGAAACTTATAATCCTATTCTTAGTTTGAGTATCAAAtttaggttgtcctgcatcattTATCCACATCAAAGACACTGAATGTGAATTCATCGATAATTGATATTGCAAGAAAGAACACACAAAAGAGTGAATGTCAGAAATTGGAACTTGGAAGCCtgcttctctttccttttcttcttttctctctctctttgactTGAATCTAACTACAAGATTGGAGCATTGTTGAAATGATTCAAGAAATATGTCTAAATTTGAGATTTGAAATGCCTGTACCATCCTTATGCCTAAAACTTTAATGCGTTTGCTCAATGTATACTTTCAAAAGAGTTTTTGAGCAAATCATTTATATTTGATTATCTAATGGAATGTATTTCATGTTTGCAGATATACGTGTAAAGGAACCTTCCTTGGAGTCATTATGCAGGTTTAGTGAAAAatatttattcttatttttgatttttcattcttcttctatatttttttgttttttcattttttagcaATGCATATGCACCTGAAGGAACTTTTTTATATAAAGATAATAATTCTTGAAAATGATTAAGAGGCTTTTAAATGATTTTGTGcttacaagccttttaaaaaaaaatatgctcccccccccccccaaacaaaACTCTCCTCTCACACGCATGCAGGTGCATGAATAAACATGTATATGCATACACAAGCACATGATTTATTTGTATATGCATGCATTTTGCCCAAATTGTCATACCAACTCTCTGTATCCCATGGCTCTTGAATTTCCAGAGGAAGGAAGTGTTATGAACCACCAAAATACATGACAATCCACACTGCCATAAATCAGCTATTGGAGGTTGAGGAAATGCGCAGAGAATCTGGTATGCTGTTTACCTGCCTCCATCATTGTAGAATATTTACGTTGTGGTCTGCCTATTATTTTCTTGTATTGGCAAACTTAACTAAAccttttaggaaaaaaaattgtaaatgGAATTGAAATTCTAAATTTGACACGTGGATGATCCATGTCAAGTTATTGTGATTAATCATTACATAACATAAAAGCCTTAAACAcatacaaaactattatttggaTCTTTGCATTTTGTTATTCATAGACATGAAATTGTAGTGGTGACATAGACCTCACTAGCAGATCAATACAAGGAATATTAGTATAGTATATTAGAATTTACCAGCATTCTCTTgtcaaatattgaaattatgAGAGTTCCTGTCGCCCCCCATGGATCCTCCATGTATTTTTGCCTGTTGGAAAATCTCATGCTATGCCTTGCACACCTTTGCTTGCACACTTTTACATGTTACTGCTGGTTTATTCTCCACGGTATAGAGATGTAGCTTCGCTGTGAAAGATACATTGCTTATAGATGTCGATTTCCTAATTTGATTGTTGAATGATATATAAGCTCCCATCTGTAATCCTCATGGACAATCAGAAATTATATCTTTTTACTCCATATTTAAAATGAATTTGCTGGTCCTGGATTCTTAGTCTTGGATCTTCATATGTGTTTCTGTAATTTAATTGTTTGAACTGGCATAGATAAAGCATTAACTACCTAGTTAACAAGCAGAATCTTGACTCtcaaaattcatattttaatattatttttccttttttgtgcATCTAAAAATTCATATGATCCTCATTGTATTGTACTTCTTGCTTGGTGGGTTGAGGATTGCAATGTGATGATCATTTTGCCTGCCTTTTCACTGGCTGACAGCTTATAGTGAAGAGTCGAAATGCATCGGGGTTGCTCGTGTTGGGAATGAGGATCAGATGATAGTTGCTGGTTCAATGAAAGATTTACTTAGTGTTGATTTTGGTCCGCCACTTCACTGCCTTATTATAGTAGGTGAAACTCACCCAGTAGAGGAAGAGATGTTGGAATTCTACAGTATCAAGTGATAAAATGAACGGACGAAACTCTTGGCATTGCTGttcttttgtctttcttgtctTGGAATGAGGCCATGGTATTTTGAATTTggaaaaaaacaaaatccaACGGATTTTTTTCTGATGAGATATTCAGGCGTgcgatttttttttgtaaaattatGCACGTtatatttcttttcttgataTCTTTGAAATCGGCTTGCCAATCCGCTACTTTGTTAAATTCCCTAGGTGTGAAGCTGCAACTCCTAACTTGTAATTGCACCATCAAAACTCTAATGTTGTCTAGATCATACAAAATATGGTAACAATCTTTTTATTTGGACATAAGCTTGCTAAAGCTTGATTATCAGTTAATATTCACTTCACGGAGTCGTAGATCTTGTGCCATTAACAATCCTTGAtataaggattaattagcatCTACGACTAATTGGTATTTTGCCTTCGAATAATCTGCAAATTCTCCCAACACCAGATTCTGTCAAGAATTTGGTTCTACTGGAATCATGCATAGATGCATTTACGGTCAGGCCTTGCTGTAACCAACCTCACTGATCCCACTCAATCTTGTACACCGCTGTTTCATACTCTCTTTACTGAAAAATGTTTTCGAAGTGAGAGAAGGAGGGAAGGCGCATTAGCGCGCTACAACTAACAACCTGCCGAAAAATGTAAGATTAGCATGCCAAAGCAACTCTAGTTTAAGTACTAATGTCCTCCTTGTTGCTTGCCTCAGCCAGACATGGCTTATGTAGTGGTCGGCATTCCTACATGCTCTGACTTCTTGGGCTCCCTACTAAAGATGAGATGACGGGGAACTTTTGGAAACTGTTGTGATGCTTTGGTGACGAAAGTCATCGAAGTGACGGTTTATGGATGGATTCCGTGGCAGTCTACTACTAATATGTCAATTAGCCAAAGCTATCGGCTATCACGCAAACTATTGCGGAACTAGGCTTGCCCCTCAGTCTGGAACAATAGCATGCTTAGAATTAACG
Above is a genomic segment from Phoenix dactylifera cultivar Barhee BC4 chromosome 2, palm_55x_up_171113_PBpolish2nd_filt_p, whole genome shotgun sequence containing:
- the LOC103719881 gene encoding protein SPA, chloroplastic isoform X2, with the protein product MAMAPLVPSLRSSFLLSSPQTKLSHSFKPPTTIKRESVFSYPRIRALELDQNTIVAISVGVVSVAVGIGIPVFYESRIDNSAKRENTQPCFPCNGSGARTGNVTVVLGGGETEVSRCINCEGAGTLTCTTCQGTGIQPRYLDRREFKDDD
- the LOC103719881 gene encoding protein SPA, chloroplastic isoform X3 — translated: MAMAPLVPSLRSSFLLSSPQTKLSHSFKPPTTIKRESVFSYPRIRALELDQNTAKRENTQPCFPCNGSGAQQCRFCTGTGNVTVVLGGGETEVSRCINCEGAGTLTCTTCQGTGIQPRYLDRREFKDDD
- the LOC103719882 gene encoding probable diphthine methyl ester synthase yields the protein MLYIVGLGLGNERDITLRGLDAVRSCHKVYVEAYTSLLSFGISSDGLSRLEKLYGKEITVADREMVEERADVMLSEASESDVAFLVVGDPFGATTHTDLVVRARKLGIKVKVIHNASVMNAVGVCGLQLYRYGETVSIPFFTETWKPDSFYQKIQRNRQLGLHTLCLLDIRVKEPSLESLCRGRKCYEPPKYMTIHTAINQLLEVEEMRRESAYSEESKCIGVARVGNEDQMIVAGSMKDLLSVDFGPPLHCLIIVGETHPVEEEMLEFYSIK
- the LOC103719881 gene encoding protein SPA, chloroplastic isoform X1, whose amino-acid sequence is MAMAPLVPSLRSSFLLSSPQTKLSHSFKPPTTIKRESVFSYPRIRALELDQNTIVAISVGVVSVAVGIGIPVFYESRIDNSAKRENTQPCFPCNGSGAQQCRFCTGTGNVTVVLGGGETEVSRCINCEGAGTLTCTTCQGTGIQPRYLDRREFKDDD